The following are encoded in a window of Nocardia sp. BMG111209 genomic DNA:
- a CDS encoding GtrA family protein, producing MSSSETVTGSTAPVEGGSAPGIEPADDGLSATHAAGGLPAGGLSATLKRSAAFLVVGAIGFVVDAGTYNLLVFAGGTGVLYHSPLLAKIIAIVTATVVTYFGNKWWTYGQRGSGSARQYVLYALFNLIAIGLQLGCLGFSRYALGLSSPLSDNISGTLIGQIIAVMFRFWAYGAFVFVTTATPQSDAAAPAGPAANP from the coding sequence GTGTCCAGCAGCGAGACCGTGACCGGATCCACCGCGCCGGTCGAGGGCGGTTCGGCGCCCGGTATCGAGCCCGCAGACGATGGGCTATCGGCCACGCACGCGGCCGGTGGGCTGCCGGCCGGTGGGCTTTCGGCCACGCTGAAACGCAGTGCGGCGTTCCTCGTGGTCGGGGCGATCGGCTTCGTGGTCGACGCCGGCACGTACAACCTGCTGGTCTTCGCCGGTGGCACGGGTGTGCTGTATCACTCACCATTGCTCGCCAAGATCATCGCGATCGTGACCGCGACGGTCGTCACGTATTTCGGTAACAAGTGGTGGACCTACGGCCAGCGCGGTAGCGGTTCGGCGCGGCAGTACGTGCTGTACGCGCTGTTCAACCTGATCGCGATCGGGCTGCAACTGGGCTGCCTGGGCTTCTCCCGCTATGCGCTGGGCCTGTCCAGCCCCCTGTCGGACAACATCTCCGGGACGCTGATCGGGCAGATCATCGCGGTGATGTTCCGATTCTGGGCGTACGGAGCGTTCGTGTTCGTCACCACCGCCACACCGCAATCCGACGCGGCCGCACCCGCGGGACCAGCGGCGAATCCTTGA
- a CDS encoding glycosyltransferase: protein MDQGQAVTAPEIDGRVTDRHAPDRLVLQRGVFTGPSARVSDDLYADIKGKVERQRLALRLEKGARVTTNTYFGRFAASYWQRWTTVTEIEAAMTLEVSGRVRIRLAASDIAGHRRIVDFADVDTDGRVVLRAPLNQYVDGGALWLEFEAIGGGVTVSELAWTAAAPERVRPVAVAICTFNRADDCAATVAALASDPAVLDLVDSVYVVDQGTDTVESRTLFQETAPRLGDKLHYLRQPNLGGAGGFTRGLYEVSARDGEPVDILLMDDDILCEPETVLRLNAFANLTTEPTLVGAQMLFLLNPDYLNVGAEEVHLDDLRHGQKVSKALRNTSMLKHHQERRVDAGYNAWWTCLIPAEAVAEIGLPLPIFFQWDDVEYGLRARKSGFVTVTLPNAAVWHADFYWKDYDDWARYFSMRNSLIVGSLHTDLDPKAVARKLFRELSEHLVAMQYGLAHTTLQGIEDFLQGPSVLRDGGRAALAAARSGRGDYPETVQHPMPSAPVRSSDIHLHRATGEPSRPLLVLIKRAILQWTGRTRHGIVGITREDAYWWHVSLFDHVVVTDASQAGVRIRRRDKAKAVRLLLRTVRVLRRLQRELPALSAQYRAAVPELISRENWERLYRS from the coding sequence ATGGACCAGGGCCAGGCCGTGACCGCACCCGAGATCGACGGGCGGGTGACCGACCGACACGCTCCCGACCGGCTGGTACTGCAGCGGGGCGTGTTCACCGGGCCGTCCGCGCGGGTCAGCGACGATCTCTACGCCGATATCAAGGGCAAGGTGGAGCGCCAGCGGCTGGCACTCCGCCTGGAGAAGGGCGCGCGGGTCACCACCAACACCTACTTCGGCCGTTTCGCCGCGAGCTACTGGCAACGGTGGACCACGGTCACCGAGATCGAGGCCGCGATGACGCTCGAGGTCTCCGGCCGGGTGCGGATCCGGCTGGCGGCCTCCGATATCGCCGGGCATCGCCGGATCGTCGACTTCGCCGACGTCGACACCGACGGCCGCGTGGTGCTGCGCGCACCGCTGAACCAGTACGTCGACGGCGGCGCGCTGTGGCTCGAGTTCGAGGCGATCGGCGGCGGCGTCACCGTCAGCGAACTGGCCTGGACCGCCGCGGCTCCCGAGCGCGTCCGCCCGGTCGCCGTCGCGATCTGCACCTTCAACCGCGCCGACGACTGCGCGGCCACGGTCGCGGCGCTGGCCTCGGATCCGGCCGTGCTGGACCTCGTGGATTCGGTGTACGTCGTCGATCAGGGCACCGACACGGTGGAGAGCCGGACCCTGTTCCAGGAGACCGCGCCACGGCTCGGCGACAAGCTGCACTACCTGCGGCAGCCGAATCTCGGTGGGGCGGGCGGTTTCACGCGCGGCCTGTACGAGGTGTCCGCGCGCGACGGCGAGCCGGTCGACATCCTGCTGATGGACGACGACATCCTCTGCGAGCCGGAAACGGTGTTGCGGCTCAACGCCTTCGCCAACCTGACCACCGAGCCGACACTGGTCGGCGCGCAGATGTTGTTCCTGCTCAACCCCGATTACCTCAACGTCGGCGCCGAGGAGGTACATCTGGACGACCTGCGGCACGGCCAGAAGGTGTCGAAGGCGTTGCGCAACACCAGCATGCTGAAGCATCACCAGGAGCGCCGCGTCGACGCCGGCTACAACGCCTGGTGGACCTGCCTGATCCCGGCCGAGGCGGTCGCCGAGATCGGCCTGCCGCTGCCGATCTTCTTCCAGTGGGACGACGTGGAATACGGCCTGCGGGCCCGTAAGTCCGGCTTCGTCACCGTCACCCTGCCGAATGCGGCGGTGTGGCACGCGGACTTCTACTGGAAGGACTACGACGACTGGGCGCGCTACTTCAGCATGCGCAACTCCCTGATCGTCGGCTCGCTGCACACCGATCTGGATCCGAAGGCGGTGGCGCGGAAGCTGTTCCGGGAACTGTCCGAACATCTGGTGGCGATGCAGTACGGCCTGGCGCACACCACGTTGCAGGGCATCGAGGACTTCCTGCAGGGTCCGTCGGTGCTGCGCGACGGCGGCCGGGCGGCGCTGGCCGCCGCACGTTCCGGCCGTGGCGACTATCCGGAGACGGTCCAGCATCCGATGCCCAGTGCGCCGGTGCGTTCCTCCGACATCCACCTGCACCGGGCCACCGGCGAACCGAGCCGGCCGCTGCTGGTGCTGATCAAGCGCGCGATCCTGCAGTGGACCGGCCGCACCCGGCACGGGATCGTGGGGATCACCCGCGAGGACGCCTACTGGTGGCACGTCTCGCTGTTCGACCACGTGGTGGTGACCGACGCCTCGCAGGCCGGGGTGCGGATCCGCCGCCGGGACAAGGCCAAGGCCGTCCGGCTGCTGCTGCGCACCGTGCGGGTGCTGCGGCGGTTGCAGCGGGAACTGCCCGCCCTCTCCGCGCAGTACCGCGCGGCGGTGCCGGAGCTGATCAGCCGGGAGAACTGGGAACGGCTGTACCGCAGCTGA